One segment of Triticum aestivum cultivar Chinese Spring chromosome 2A, IWGSC CS RefSeq v2.1, whole genome shotgun sequence DNA contains the following:
- the LOC123188223 gene encoding obtusifoliol 14-alpha demethylase-like, with product MELATVLWVACVPIFLAIVSTMMARRRPMLSQTTKLSPSPPPMAAEAPLLGILPVLLAKGPLQVIRDAHTEMGSVFTVRLLHRKVTFLVGPDVSSHFYQGLDLEISQDEVSQFTIPTFGPGVAFDVDFATRPEQFRFFGDAMKPAKLRTYAGLMVREVEEYFARWGQSGTVDLKQELEHLVTLVASRCLFGEEVRAKMLGEVATHLRELNDGMRLVTILFPHLPIPAHRRRDRARARLGEIFSGVVSSRKASYPDCGPDDMLQCLIDSRYKDGRATTETEVVGMLVVSALFAGQHTSSSTSTWTGARLLARANSEHLRAAVREQERVVARHGDRVDYEVLQEMDTLHRCVKEVLRLHPPAMLLLRHARRSFTVRTREDDEYEVPEGRTVASPLVLHNRLLYVYMDPERYEPDRFGPGRGEDVAGGAFSYTAFGGGRHACVGEAFAYMQIKVIWTAPWSHLLRNFEMEMMSPFPGTDWNVVMPGPKRKAMVRYSRRRMSAAA from the exons ATGGAATTAGCAACAGTCCTCTGGGTAGCATGTGTTCCTATTTTCCTTGCAATTGTGTCGACAATGATGGCCCGACGACGACCGATGTTGTCCCAAACAACGAAGCTATCGCCTTCTCCACCGCCCATGGCCGCAGAGGCTCCCCTTCTTGGGATTCTCCCGGTGCTTCTCGCCAAGGGCCCGCTGCAAGTGATCCGCGACGCCCACACGGAGATGGGGAGCGTGTTCACGGTGAGACTGTTGCATCGCAAGGTGACCTTTCTGGTTGGGCCAGACGTGTCGAGCCATTTCTACCAAGGGCTAGACTTGGAGATTAGCCAAGACGAGGTCTCCCAGTTCACCATTCCGACTTTCGGCCCCGGCGTTGCCTTCGACGTGGACTTCGCTACTCGCCCCGAGCAGTTCCGCTTCTTTGGTGACGCCATGAAGCCGGCCAAGCTCAGGACATACGCCGGACTGATGGTGCGCGAAGTCGAG GAGTACTTTGCGAGGTGGGGACAGTCCGGCACGGTTGACTTGAAGCAGGAGCTAGAGCACCTCGTCACGCTCGTAGCCAGCCGGTGCTTGTTCGGGGAGGAGGTCCGGGCCAAGATGCTCGGCGAGGTCGCAACGCACCTCCGTGAGCTCAACGACGGCATGCGCCTCGTCACCATCCTGTTCCCGCACCTGCCCATCCCGGCGCACCGCAGACGCGACAGGGCGCGCGCTAGGCTCGGCGAGATATTCTCCGGCGTCGTCAGCTCTCGCAAAGCAAGCTACCCTGACTGCGGCCCCGACGACATGCTGCAGTGCCTGATTGATTCCAGGTACAAAGACGGCCGCGCCACGACCGAGACGGAGGTCGTCGGGATGCTGGTGGTCTCGGCGCTGTTCGCGGGGCAGCACACGAGCTCCAGCACGAGCACGTGGACCGGAGCGCGCCTCCTCGCGCGCGCCAACTCCGAGCACCTGCGCGCCGCCGTCCGGGAGCAGGAGCGGGTCGTGGCGCGGCACGGGGACCGCGTGGACTACGAGGTCCTGCAGGAGATGGACACCCTCCACCGCTGCGTCAAGGAGGTTCTGCGGCTCCACCCGCCGGCGATGCTGCTGCTGCGCCACGCGCGCCGGAGCTTCACCGTGCGGACCAGGGAGGACGATGAGTACGAGGTCCCGGAGGGGCGTACCGTCGCGAGCCCGCTGGTGCTCCACAACCGTCTCTTATACGTGTACATGGACCCGGAGAGGTACGAGCCGGACCGGTTCGGCCCGGGCAGAGGGGAGGATGTGGCCGGCGGAGCGTTCTCGTACACGGCGTTCGGTGGCGGGCGGCACGCCTGCGTTGGTGAGGCGTTCGCGTACATGCAGATCAAGGTAATATGGACGGC TCCCTGGAGCCACCTGCTGAGGAACTTTGAGATGGAGATGATGTCGCCGTTCCCCGGGACGGACTGGAACGTGGTCATGCCGGGGCCCAAGCGGAAGGCCATGGTCCGGTACAGCAGAAGGAGGATGTCAGCGGCCGCCTAA